The window ATTCGCTATTCAAGAAAACCCGCGCTTGTCGCGGGTTTTTTCGTTAAAATCGGCGCCCCCAATTCCCGCAACGGAGGCGGATGGCCTGTTTCGCCGTCACGCCCGTGGCTGATATGCAAAAAAACCTGCGAATTACCGAGATCTTCTACTCGTTGCAGGGGGAGACGCGCACGGCCGGTTTGCCGACTGTGTTCGTCCGCCTGACCGGCTGCCCCCTGCGCTGCCAGTACTGTGATACCGCCTATGCCTTCAGCGGCGGCGAGCTCATGAGCCTCGAGGCCATCCTTGAGCGTGTTGCCGGCTACAAGCCGCGCTACGTCTGTGTGACGGGGGGCGAACCCTTGGCGCAACCCAATTGCATCGACTTGCTCGAGCGTCTGTGCGACGGCGGTTACGAAGTTTCGCTGGAGACCAGCGGCGCCCTGGACGTATCGGCGGTCGATCCGCGG is drawn from Pseudomonas cavernae and contains these coding sequences:
- the queE gene encoding 7-carboxy-7-deazaguanine synthase QueE: MQKNLRITEIFYSLQGETRTAGLPTVFVRLTGCPLRCQYCDTAYAFSGGELMSLEAILERVAGYKPRYVCVTGGEPLAQPNCIDLLERLCDGGYEVSLETSGALDVSAVDPRVSKVVDLKTPGSAEVARNRYENLNFLTVNDQVKFVICSREDYDWAVSKLIQYRLQERAGEVLFSPSYQQVDVRALADWIVTDNLPVRLQMQLHKIFWNDEPGH